TGGGGAtgtaaataaagaaaacataacCCAGCCACTTGAACAGGCGCTTAGGTGATCATGTCATTGCTCGCTGTCCTCCTGACGCTTTTGCACTTATATAGGCCCAGTGTACTTGAAAATGTATCTGAGTGGCCGATGCGGAACGAGCAAAAACATGAAAGTTGCAAGATGCCTTCAAgtgcttttaaatttttttctcctaATGGATTATTTCAATTGGCTTCTTCCCACCTTCTCGAACAAATGCAATCGACTGGCAAGCTCCAAGAAATGCTTAAATTTCATACATGTTTTCTATTTGAATATTCTTTTGGAAAGAAAACCTAAAGTTTAGATTCGACCATCAAACTAGAACTTGATTATAAACACAAACACACTGAAACACATAATCCTATATACGCAAAGGGCAAAGACACCACCAAAGTAAAGATAATATGATTGCACTCAGAGCATTGAAAGCAACAATGAGTGCTACAAGCTTCTTGTTTGAACCAATTTGGTAGATTCAAGAAAATACAGCGTCAAGTACATCAGCAACTCATGAAAAAGAGTTTTAGTCTAAGAGCTCAGTTTTCAGATTGGGTGCTCAATGGGATGGAGAGGGGGAGGGAAAGTCAATGAAGTGATGGGATCAGAAAATAATTGAGTCCCCATTTACTATTGTAGCTTTGAGCTAAATTTCCTTGTGTTGAGGCTTGAGagggttttgagtcttttgacaggggaaaaaaatagtgaTGAGAGATAATAacggtttaaaaagaaaaaggaagaaagaaatcaGAGAAAGAAATATActcttattatttttgaaaactaaagtCTATACATGAAAAAACACTAGATTAATATACCAGGTTAAGGCGAAGGAAGCAAATTCCAtcccttaaaaataaaaataaaaaataaaaaagagattcCCACATGAACAGAACATCTCCCTGTGATCCCGTGACACACGTTTTGGGAATCTTGGGCTAATATCCGCTTATTTATGGGCTACAAGTCCACCTTTTCCGCAATTGGTGCCATTAAGCTGGTCCACACAATTGAAACCAGGGGCACTCAAAGCTTCTTCtcgaatttttattttatttttttgatcggcctcgaaaaattatttggtcGCGTGTCCTAACATTTTTATTCATCATATATTTTCTTCAAGTTCATTACACGTAGTACTGGATCCGACGAAAATGCGTAGTGAATAAAGATATTGGGACACCACATGACCGTGCCCCAagactactgaataattactcattgTTCTTCGCAGGCTTGTACGAAAAATATacttctttgaaattttcttaGTGTTCGGTTATCGAAAAATTGTGGAACCCGCAACTTCGACTTTTGTACCAAGGGTGAGTAAAGAGAGTGCAATTAACTCCATGTGTGGGGCTTAGCTCAAATTCTAGATAGAGGGTTCGACGTATCCATTTTAACATTTTAcagagaataaatttttaatttatcaTGTAACAATGAGTTCGATTCGATATTAGTGTTGCTTATCAATTTGTCCAATTTAAATTCAAGATTCATACTCTAGAATTCGAAACTAAGAATTCGATAATTGAGCAAGCACTtcattgaactaattttttacatatGAAGTTAAATTTTCTTCTCTACAAAAATGAAAGCCTTAGATCATCTATGTGGAATTCAAGATAGCCCCACAAATAGGGTCTGAAAAATGGATGAGGGATTGAATAGTTTAGTCCATGCACTTTCTAGTCCTTCCCAGCCAATTTTGATGATCAAAATTGTTTATTATGTAAATTTGTCAAAAATGTTTGTCACACAGAAAATCACATTAACAGTATGCACATTTATCTTGaaagaaatgaatttcattGAAACCTAGTTTCCTCAACATAAGTGTACTTCgaaaaaaaacatcaatatatatTCAATCAACAGGGTTTTTGGATTGACCGTTGTTCTCAACATGATAGATGAACCATTTCAATCATTAAAATCTGCCCGCCCGCGTAGAGCCGGAAAATAAGCCATTCTCAAAGGCACCGGAAAGGATCCATTGTCGGACTGCCGGACTCCGGAGGAAACTCCAGGTCCACGGAACTAgaaagtcaaatttttttaggaGTGTATCAGCGTAAGAAACAACGAAAATCCTCCAAATGTCCGCATATCGGACGGCGTGGAATACTTCTTTGACCAATCGCGGCCAGTAAAGTAATAATAATAGTAGTAAAAGAAAAGTGTCTTACCATCGCTTTAGACCAATTCGTCCTGTGGGGACCTCCAATGAATGAATGGTCAATGCACCCGACACGATTTCTCAGAGGAGTTATATATACTGTCAAAAAAAGAGCCCTGTTATTGGTACAGACCGTTGGGTTACCGACGGGTACCAACAGAGCCTATTTCAGATCTCATacgaatgattcgagccgttcagtaaatttttgtttaaaaaatttcaaggggATCATGAAAAATCtgctcaatctgatatgtgtatatgctcgatccaatttttccattttttcatttaaattacAAGATCTTTAAttctgaaagaaaaaaatagaagattggatcgaagTTATAGAACACATCcatatatcggattgagatgattttgtTATGGCCCAATTGGGTTTTTTTAACACttattgaatggctcgaatcatttgtgcgAAATTTAAAATGGGTCCCGCATGCCTATTGGTACCCCAAAGGTCAGTACTCTTAGCATTAgggtataaaaaataaaaataaaaataaacattgCTAAATTTTTTAGTACTGCACAGTCTGGGTACAGTCTCATTGACAAAAATTCCAACCGGATGATCCTCTTCAGCCATTTTTTAGATTGGACGGCTGGCTCTGTTAGGATTAGGGCCAATTACATTAAACCCCCTTAAACTATGATCAACTCCCGAGTTGCCCCCTTATTGTTTAAACTcaaacacttaaccccctccAAGTATGGAAATTGTAAATTGGGCAAACGCTGTTAACGTAATAACATAATTTACTCGTTTGCCCACCCACCACCAGCTTCTTCATTCTTCTCTTAACCCATTCACCACAAAAACCACCGAGCTCTCTCTCTGTGGGAGATAATTGGTGGGTGGGTTATGGTTGTGGTGGTAGGAATTGGTAATTGGTGGTTTATAGTCAatacggatttttttttttggtaaaaaggaaaacaatgctCCTATAAGCTACACAACGGAGAATATTTTTTCCTGAGGCATGACAAAGACGAAGAAGAATCATACCCAATACCCACAATTTCTCTCTaaaattgataattttatagaattttCCCATCTTTGTAAGTACTGTTTTCAAGCTGCATCGAAATCAACTTCGGCAAGACCTAAAGGATGTCGAGCAAATGATCTGAATTGAAATCTTACCCCATGACCATGGCAATCGAACCAGCCCTTGTATGTCATCTTAATGGACTCCAAATGCAGCATCAGATACACtacaaaacaattgaaaaatcaatatTGAATCCTACTAAAAAGACAACTTGATCCCATCCTACATCTTTCTCACCAAATCCTTTCAATTGCCTTGCCTAAAAATATGATCTTAGGAGCTTCCCATGATTCTCGAATTTGAACCCACCCGTATTTGAAGAACCTAGAATCTCCAACCCTCTTTTTCTCCAACAAATGCAATTGTAAGATTTTATCTACCGGTTAGAGATTTTTTCCCCAGTGAATTAATATGTGATCGAAAAGGACTAGAGATggagaacaaaagaaaagagcaaagagagaaaaaagtcGCCTGTTGGAGTTATCGGTACGTGGGTGTGGAGCATGTGGTGGTGCAAATGgaagtagggttttttttttttttttcccttttctgaaTAACGTATGGAAGAAGGTTGCCATTGATTAAGGTGGAAGACAAAACAAGGTAATTTTGTCAAAAAGTTCTCATTTATTCGGTCATGTGCTACTTAAACTAGTATATTCCATCCAAATCTTAAACGTTAGTTGACAGAAAGGGGTTATTACCAAAAGACAATACttgaagggggttaagtgtttgAGTCTAAACATTAGGGGGCGACTCGGAAACGGGTGTTAGTTGAGGGGGGTTTACTATAATTTATCCTTAGAATTATTATGAATCCTTTACTTTATTTGGATGATCGGAACGGTTTATATTTTAAGCCTCATAATGAAGATAACTCGTGTAAGATTATGTTGATTGGATTTCGATCGATGTAGCATCAAATCAAATCGATATGACTCGATGGAGATGAatggttttcaattcaatttgCAAATATCTTGAAAAAAAGTAAATGTGTTATTAAATCATATTGACTGAGATCGGAACATGATTTACAATTAATGTTTTGGAGAGGTCCTCTCCCGTATTTCTACACTCACACACTCCATCTGATGATTGTGTGAATCCCTCCTTCAATCATCAATGAAAAGTCTAGGAATATAATTTTAGGTCACAAATCTGGATATATTTGTGTTTAGAAAAATCTGATAAATGTTTGTGTGTGCATTGGACGATGCTGGATACAGGTGCGTCAAAATCTATGTTATAAAGTTGGGTTACTGGCATTACTTTCTCATAAAAGAGTCTTTATATGGATCTGATCCTATTTATTTCAATTGATAGATTTCACCATCCAATTTCGTCCTTTGTTGACTTTTCCCAGCCtattttgattatcaaaaccGTTGAGATATATAACTTGTCGAGAACATCAACTCAGTAACATTCATGTTGACTATATATCGTTTGATATAATATatatcaaaacacatttatctttagaacctccccttttttttttaaaatcagtgTTGCaatctttttttcaaatattagagcatctccaagagACTCTTTAACTGATCCTCTTGGCTTAAATAGCTAGCCATGGCCCTTTTTTTTCTGAGTTTTTTACCTTTGCTCTGGTCCTGTTGCAAGTGGAGGTGGCTGGCTACTTgcaatttcctttattttttgccCTAGTGCCATTGCTAATTTACTCATTTTAATGTACTTTCAAAGATTTCTCTAGTATATTTGGTTAAGAGCATCCGCACCAGACTCTCTacattttggaccaatttacacctcaaaaagtcactttattactttagttaTCTACTTTTAAAATAACTACTACCTCAGACTCTTTACTCTCACTATCCTCTCAATAAATAATCAAACCCACCTCAATTAAATACTTCATTTAACTCttccttctgataaaaaaaaaaaactctcccaGTCTCCCTTGCCTCTTATTGCTGGCGCTGGTACAgaacacgagagagagagagagagagagagagagagagagattagaggCAAGTGAACAATAGCTCGTCCATCCAAACAAGCTACTGTAGCAAAACtaaaatttcttcaaaatatagaggaagaaagagaggcTGATAAAGGGGGGTTTTGaatgttttttcttgttttggctCTCTAATTTAGTTTAAAGAGGAGAGTAAATAGAGAGATGTGGATGCCCTAAGTTCGTTTGAGTgaatagaaaaaataagaaattttgtTAGAATAAATAGATGAAATACTGAATAGACAAAATAAAGAatatcttttccttttgtaCTTTTTGACTACATATAATATTACTACCTAATAGtgtttttttgatccgcacctAGTAGTGTTGGAAATCTCCTCTTAAAAACATCAAAATAACTTTGAACGTTAAAGTAAGAACCGTGGTGTGTGGTGTAGCCGTGTAGCTTCCAATATACCTTATACAGTTCACATTTGGATTGTAGAGGAGTTTCTAGAATGTAGTATTGATTTCCAACATTGTCATTCTCTGCATTTCTTTAAATAGCAATGTTATTCgtacaattttaaaacacaacaaGCGGTTGGCGCacattttttgtgtgtgcatgTGAAAATACAAGTCAAAATATTTGGGGGTTAGGAATGTGGGTGGGTAGTTGTGAGAACTCACTACCATGAAAAGAGTCTCACATAGGTGGATGTGGGAAATATAAAATGGAATATAAGTAAAGCCCCTCCGGTTACTAATAAATTGAGGTTAATCTTTTAAGCAATGTGATTAGACGAATGATTAATAGGTCAGTTGGTACTGATTGTTACAGTAGTGTTTTCCAGGGGTCGAGTAGGTGCGTGGTTGAGTTTTAGTgacttttactattttgccatGAGGTTGATTAGGTTATGGTAAAATCAAATGTAAAACTTGGATTTTGATTAGGCAGCTTTAAAAACAGGTTACACCAAAAGTTCTTCTCCCTCTACATATTATTAGAATAGAATGCATTTGTTCGATACACATGGGCTCATATACATCGGATGCCTCCAAACAAACACACTTCTTCTTTGGAGTTGTTCGGGGAAGAAGTTGTGTTTGGACACTTTTTGCAAAGGTGCTACACCCATAACAATGAAACCCAACAAGCAACCCCATCAATCTCTAGCCGTTCATTATTGTAAATTATGGTCagaattttctttttcgaaaaagTTCGTCTTTtctgtggatttttttttaaaaatctgaaccgtccaaacaCATCTGGACGGCCATAATTAGTTACACAATCAACACAACGATTGTACGCgtagcaattttttatttttatttttttgtactttttgttcAGTAAATATTAacacaaaaatgctacttgcacaaccgttgtgttggttgtgtgtgtaATTCTGACCATCTAGATGTATTTGGACagtctaaattttaaaaaaactcttccacggataagtttaacttttatgaggaagagtttgagcgaatcctaACCATTCATTACAGTCATGAATGGTTAGAGATtgattgtgtgttgtgttttacacaaccgttgtgtgtgtagcatttttcTAACATGGCGACAGGCAAATTTGACACGGCGACTAATCATATTCATACCTAAATTTGACCAAAGAAGATGGTTGAAATCCGATGGGATTAGTCACCGCATGTGGACCCTTTTACCCTCGACGATGGCATCCTTTGACCTCTACagcaccagagagagagagagagagagagagagagagagcgcagaGAGAATACATATACCGATATACGTACATCTTCACGAGTACTTGTGCCAACTTCCAACCCAAcattgcgctctctctctctctctctcttccccccgATTGATGCCACTGCCGCCATGGCCATGGAGCTCGTGATGGGTACCTACAGATCAAACAACACCTTCGCAACCAAACTGGAAGACAACGCCGTGGTCCAAGAGGCGGCGTCGGGCCTCGAGAGCGTCGAGAAATTCATCCGGCTCCTATCCAAGTCCCAAATCTCTCCTCCTGATTCCGACCGAAACTCGTCCATGGAACTAAACACCGACTGCAAAGCCGTGGCCGACATCGCCGTTACGAAATTCAAGCGGGTCATTTCCCTCCTGGGCCGCACCCAAACCGGCCACGCTAGGTTCCGGCGAGCCCCTCTGGTTTCACACCCCCCGATTCCGGTCCAACACAACGAGGGATACGACGGCCCGGAGACCAGGGTTTATTGCCCGACTCCGATTCAGCAGATTCCTCTGGCGGTTTCCCACCCGAACCTGAAGAACAGGGTGATTAGTTTCTCGTACTCGCCGGCGATTTCCGGAGCAAACTCGTCGTTGACGGGGGAGACGGAAatgaagcagcagcagcagcagccgaTGTCGTCCGCGCCGTTTGTTGTGTCGAATCTGTCTCAGGCGTCTTCGTCCGGTAAGCCGCCGTTGTTGAAGCGGAAGTGCAGTTCGTCGGAGAACGCTGCTTCCGGCAAGTGCAGTGGGTCCTCCGGCCGATGCCATTGTTCCAAGAAGAGGTTTGTTTCTCCCTTCTTTAGTCACATACTAGTATAATTCTTCGGTTGGGCCCTTCGATGAGACTTTCGATTCTCGTTTGCGCTCCAATTctctagtaattttttttagtacggCTGGCGCTCGTCTTCGTGTAGAATTATGTGACTTGGTTCTATATCAGTTACTCACATATTGTACACAATTACTATAATCTTATGCTTTTTCCATTTTGTACGAAtaattaagttaaaaaatttgATACTACTACAATTTTAATACTCCCAACCCAAACGCACTCTTATTTGGAGTTGTTTTATGGAATTATTATTACAGAAAGCTGCGGCTGAAGAGGGTGGAAAGAGTTCCGGCGATAAGCTCGAAAATGGCGGACATACCACC
This DNA window, taken from Rhododendron vialii isolate Sample 1 chromosome 8a, ASM3025357v1, encodes the following:
- the LOC131336198 gene encoding probable WRKY transcription factor 15, which produces MAMELVMGTYRSNNTFATKLEDNAVVQEAASGLESVEKFIRLLSKSQISPPDSDRNSSMELNTDCKAVADIAVTKFKRVISLLGRTQTGHARFRRAPLVSHPPIPVQHNEGYDGPETRVYCPTPIQQIPLAVSHPNLKNRVISFSYSPAISGANSSLTGETEMKQQQQQPMSSAPFVVSNLSQASSSGKPPLLKRKCSSSENAASGKCSGSSGRCHCSKKRKLRLKRVERVPAISSKMADIPPDDYSWRKYGQKPIKGSPHPRGYYKCSSVRGCPARKHVERALDDPAMLIVTYEGEHNHSLSVAETSGLILESS